Genomic DNA from Streptomyces sp. GS7:
TTTCACCGCGCCGTGCCGGTCGATGGCCGTATAGCCATAGTGCGAGCACGACGGGTAGTACTTGCAGACCGGCCCCAGCAGAGGGCTGATGGTCCACTGGTAAATCTTGATCAAAAGCAGCAGCGGGTACTTCACTGTGCGCTCCCTCCCGGGTCCCGTCCGGGGTTCCGGGGGCCCGCGGCGGAGCCGCCGTCGGTCACAGCCCCTGGGGGATTGCAGCCTTTCGACACCTCACCCAGCAGCCGCGCGAGCGCGGCGTCCAGGTCGCGGGCCAGCTGGTCGTGATCTGCGTCACCCGCGCCGGGCAGGGCCCGTACGACAACCAGGCTACCGGCGGGCAGCCGGTCCAGCCGATCGCGCATGAGGTGGCGAAGCCTCCGCTTGACCTTGTTGCGAACGACGGCGATGCCAACAGCCTTGCTGACGACGAAACCCGCACGCGCCGGGGGAACACATTCCCCCGCTGCGTGCGGGTCCGTTGCACCGCTACGAAAATGAACGACAAGGAGCGGGCGCCCGGCCCTGCGTCCCCGGCGTACCGCGGTCGCAAAGTCCTCGCGCCGCCTCAGCCGATGTTCGGTAGGCAGCACGTCATGGACCTAGGTTCAGGCTGCTCAGGCCGACAGGCGGGCGCGACCCTTGCCACGGCGGGACGCGAGGATCGCGCGGCCGGCACGGGTCCGCATGCGCAGACGGAAGCCGTGGGTCTTCGCACGACGGCGGTTGTTCGGCTGGAAGGTGCGCTTGCTCACTCGGGGGCTCCAGGAATCCTTGTTGTCTCTACGAGACAGATGTGGGGCGTCGACTGGCTGTCACCGTGCGCCCACGAGTAGCTCGCAACGCCTGAGTGCACCGCTACACGATCACTATGAGCGCGATCTTTGCCCATCGGAGGCAGGCGGC
This window encodes:
- the rpmH gene encoding 50S ribosomal protein L34; its protein translation is MSKRTFQPNNRRRAKTHGFRLRMRTRAGRAILASRRGKGRARLSA